In a genomic window of Mycolicibacillus parakoreensis:
- a CDS encoding TetR/AcrR family transcriptional regulator has translation MATRSARLSRESIVNGALTFLDRDGWEALTINALAAQLGTKGPSLYNHVDSLEDLRRTVRMRVVDDIIGMLNRVGAGRARDDAVVAMAGAYRSYAHHHPGRYSAFTRMPLAGDDPEFTAATRAAAAPIIEMLTSYGLGGEEAFGAALEFWSAMHGFVLLEMTGAMQGVDPDALFTDMVQRLASGIERRSR, from the coding sequence ATGGCAACGCGGTCGGCACGGCTGAGTCGGGAGAGCATCGTCAACGGGGCGTTGACGTTCCTCGACCGGGACGGCTGGGAGGCGTTGACGATCAATGCGCTCGCCGCGCAACTGGGGACCAAGGGCCCGTCGCTGTACAACCACGTCGACAGCCTCGAGGACCTGCGGCGCACGGTGCGGATGCGCGTGGTCGACGACATCATCGGGATGCTCAACCGGGTCGGGGCCGGCCGTGCGCGCGACGACGCGGTCGTGGCGATGGCCGGCGCCTACCGCAGCTACGCCCACCACCATCCGGGGCGCTACTCGGCGTTCACCCGGATGCCGCTGGCCGGCGACGACCCGGAGTTCACCGCCGCCACCCGCGCGGCGGCCGCGCCGATCATCGAGATGCTGACCTCCTACGGGCTCGGCGGCGAGGAGGCGTTCGGCGCGGCGCTGGAGTTCTGGTCGGCGATGCACGGGTTCGTGCTGTTGGAGATGACCGGGGCGATGCAGGGGGTCGACCCCGACGCGCTGTTCACCGACATGGTCCAGCGGCTCGCGTCGGGAATCGAGCGCCGCAGCCGGTGA
- a CDS encoding DUF3060 domain-containing protein, protein MTVGALAAGCATGVTAVLIAAMAAAPPARAIYGDTHIMGQGIHQTIDCNNATLYVNGTQNIINAVGTCWAVTLQGSSNTVIADTVVHDITVFGIDHTVFFHDGEPALIDRGRELGMANRLQRLPA, encoded by the coding sequence ATGACCGTCGGCGCGCTGGCCGCGGGATGCGCCACCGGGGTGACCGCGGTGCTGATCGCCGCGATGGCCGCCGCGCCGCCGGCCCGGGCGATCTACGGCGACACCCACATCATGGGCCAGGGCATTCACCAGACGATCGACTGCAACAACGCCACCCTCTACGTCAACGGCACGCAGAACATCATCAACGCCGTCGGGACGTGCTGGGCGGTGACCCTGCAGGGCTCGTCGAACACCGTCATCGCCGACACCGTCGTCCACGACATCACCGTGTTCGGTATCGACCACACCGTGTTCTTCCACGACGGCGAACCCGCACTGATCGACCGCGGCCGCGAGTTGGGCATGGCCAACCGGCTGCAGCGTCTGCCCGCCTGA
- a CDS encoding DUF3060 domain-containing protein has protein sequence MRRRHRAPVALAAFLLAGLPAGCGSGHEDADSSPTAQVQVGDTVNYGSVGTTAELDCGDGKSLNVGGSNNTLTVTGTCRSVKIGGTDNKITVERIDADLSIVGFNNTVTYRQGDPAVSDLGSENIINRG, from the coding sequence ATGCGCCGCCGTCACCGCGCACCGGTCGCGCTCGCGGCGTTTCTGCTCGCCGGCCTGCCCGCCGGGTGCGGCTCGGGACACGAGGACGCCGACAGCAGCCCCACCGCGCAGGTACAGGTCGGCGACACCGTCAACTACGGGTCGGTCGGCACCACTGCCGAACTCGATTGCGGGGACGGCAAATCGCTCAACGTGGGCGGGTCGAACAACACCCTGACGGTCACCGGGACCTGCCGCTCGGTGAAGATCGGGGGCACCGACAACAAGATCACCGTCGAGCGGATCGACGCCGACCTGTCGATCGTGGGGTTCAACAACACCGTCACTTACCGGCAGGGCGATCCGGCCGTCAGCGATCTGGGGTCGGAGAACATCATCAACCGCGGTTAG